One genomic window of Conger conger chromosome 9, fConCon1.1, whole genome shotgun sequence includes the following:
- the LOC133137020 gene encoding transcription factor AP-2-alpha-like isoform X2, with amino-acid sequence MLWKLIDNIKHQDSEDRHDGSNGTTRISQLGSVGQSPYASAPPLSHTPNSDFQPPYFPPPYQPIYAQSQDPYSHDPYSLNSLHAQPQTQHPGWPGQRQSQESSLLHQHRGLPQLCRDYRRDVLLQSGHGIDPALADSIAIHGIPHSLEDMQHVEDQVNIIQDQTVIKKGPVSLSKSNSISAIPMSKDGLFGGVINPNEVFCSVPGRLSLLSSTSKYKVTVSEVQRRLSPPECLNASLLGGVLRRAKSKNGGRSLREKLDKIGLNLPAGRRKAANVTLLTSLVEGEAVHLARDFGYVCETEFPAKAVAEYMNRQHSDPNEQVQRKNMLLATKQICKEFTDLLSQDRTPLGNSRQQPILEPGIQSCLSHFSLISHGFGTPAMCAAMTALQNYLNEAMKAMDKMYLNNNNHNDSGTKSGEKDEKHRK; translated from the exons ATGCTTTGGAAATTAATTGATAATATCAAGCATCAAGACAGCGAG GATCGTCATGACGGTAGTAATGGGACTACCAGGATATCTCAGCTTGGATCCGTGGGTCAGTCTCCGTACGCCAGCGCGCCCCCACTCTCGCATACTCCCAACTCTGACTTCCAACCTCCATATTTTCCGCCACCTTACCAGCCCATCTATGCCCAGTCACAGGACCCTTACTCGCACGACCCCTATTCCCTAAACTCTCTACATGcacagccacaaacacagcacCCAGGATGGCCAGGCCAAAGGCAGAGTCAGGAGAGCAGTCTTCTGCACCAGCATCGGGGCTTGCCCCAGCTGTGCAGGGACTACCGGAGAGACGTCCTTTTGCAGTCCGGACACGGCATAGATCCTGCGCTAGCAGATTCTATCGCTATCCATGGAATACCTCATTCCTTGGAAGACATGCAG CACGTTGAAGATCAAGTCAACATCATCCAAGACCAAACTGTAATTAAGAAAG gtCCTGTATCTTTATCGAAGAGCAACAGCATCTCCGCAATCCCTATGAGTAAGGATGGTCTCTTTGGCGGAGTGATAAACCCAAATgaagtgttctgttctgttccggGCCGCTTGTCTCTACTTAGCTCAACATCAAAGTACAAGGTCACCGTCTCAGAGGTTCAGAGACGCCTCTCACCCCCAGAGTGCCTCAATGCCTCTCTGTTGGGGGGAGTTTTGAGGAG gGCAAAATCTAAGAATGGAGGGCGGTCCTTAAGAGAAAAACTGGACAAAATTGGATTAAATCTCCCAGCTGGAAGACGCAAGGCTGCAAATGTCACGTTGTTAACGTCACTTGTAGAGG GTGAAGCTGTTCATCTTGCCCGAGATTTTGGTTacgtgtgtgagacagagttcCCAGCCAAGGCAGTAGCGGAATACATGAACCGGCAGCATTCCGACCCAAATGAACAAGTCCAgagaaaaaacatgttgttgGCAACAAA ACAAATCTGCAAAGAATTCACAGACCTGCTTTCTCAGGACCGTACGCCCTTGGGGAATTCTCGGCAACAGCCCATTCTAGAACCAGGGATTCAAAGTTGTTTGAGCCACTTTAGTCTAATTTCTCACGGATTCGGGACCCCAGCCATGTGCGCAGCCATGACGGCCTTGCAGAACTATCTGAATGAGGCTATGAAAGCTATGGACAAAATGTACCTCAATAATAACAATCACAACGACAGCGGCACGAAGAGTGGCGAGAAAGACGAGAAGCACAGAAAGtga
- the LOC133137020 gene encoding transcription factor AP-2-alpha-like isoform X4, protein MLVHSFSAMDRHDGSNGTTRISQLGSVGQSPYASAPPLSHTPNSDFQPPYFPPPYQPIYAQSQDPYSHDPYSLNSLHAQPQTQHPGWPGQRQSQESSLLHQHRGLPQLCRDYRRDVLLQSGHGIDPALADSIAIHGIPHSLEDMQHVEDQVNIIQDQTVIKKGPVSLSKSNSISAIPMSKDGLFGGVINPNEVFCSVPGRLSLLSSTSKYKVTVSEVQRRLSPPECLNASLLGGVLRRAKSKNGGRSLREKLDKIGLNLPAGRRKAANVTLLTSLVEGEAVHLARDFGYVCETEFPAKAVAEYMNRQHSDPNEQVQRKNMLLATKQICKEFTDLLSQDRTPLGNSRQQPILEPGIQSCLSHFSLISHGFGTPAMCAAMTALQNYLNEAMKAMDKMYLNNNNHNDSGTKSGEKDEKHRK, encoded by the exons ATGTTAGTGCACAGTTTTTCCGCTATG GATCGTCATGACGGTAGTAATGGGACTACCAGGATATCTCAGCTTGGATCCGTGGGTCAGTCTCCGTACGCCAGCGCGCCCCCACTCTCGCATACTCCCAACTCTGACTTCCAACCTCCATATTTTCCGCCACCTTACCAGCCCATCTATGCCCAGTCACAGGACCCTTACTCGCACGACCCCTATTCCCTAAACTCTCTACATGcacagccacaaacacagcacCCAGGATGGCCAGGCCAAAGGCAGAGTCAGGAGAGCAGTCTTCTGCACCAGCATCGGGGCTTGCCCCAGCTGTGCAGGGACTACCGGAGAGACGTCCTTTTGCAGTCCGGACACGGCATAGATCCTGCGCTAGCAGATTCTATCGCTATCCATGGAATACCTCATTCCTTGGAAGACATGCAG CACGTTGAAGATCAAGTCAACATCATCCAAGACCAAACTGTAATTAAGAAAG gtCCTGTATCTTTATCGAAGAGCAACAGCATCTCCGCAATCCCTATGAGTAAGGATGGTCTCTTTGGCGGAGTGATAAACCCAAATgaagtgttctgttctgttccggGCCGCTTGTCTCTACTTAGCTCAACATCAAAGTACAAGGTCACCGTCTCAGAGGTTCAGAGACGCCTCTCACCCCCAGAGTGCCTCAATGCCTCTCTGTTGGGGGGAGTTTTGAGGAG gGCAAAATCTAAGAATGGAGGGCGGTCCTTAAGAGAAAAACTGGACAAAATTGGATTAAATCTCCCAGCTGGAAGACGCAAGGCTGCAAATGTCACGTTGTTAACGTCACTTGTAGAGG GTGAAGCTGTTCATCTTGCCCGAGATTTTGGTTacgtgtgtgagacagagttcCCAGCCAAGGCAGTAGCGGAATACATGAACCGGCAGCATTCCGACCCAAATGAACAAGTCCAgagaaaaaacatgttgttgGCAACAAA ACAAATCTGCAAAGAATTCACAGACCTGCTTTCTCAGGACCGTACGCCCTTGGGGAATTCTCGGCAACAGCCCATTCTAGAACCAGGGATTCAAAGTTGTTTGAGCCACTTTAGTCTAATTTCTCACGGATTCGGGACCCCAGCCATGTGCGCAGCCATGACGGCCTTGCAGAACTATCTGAATGAGGCTATGAAAGCTATGGACAAAATGTACCTCAATAATAACAATCACAACGACAGCGGCACGAAGAGTGGCGAGAAAGACGAGAAGCACAGAAAGtga
- the LOC133137020 gene encoding transcription factor AP-2-alpha-like isoform X3 — MSIMGKMGDWQDRHDGSNGTTRISQLGSVGQSPYASAPPLSHTPNSDFQPPYFPPPYQPIYAQSQDPYSHDPYSLNSLHAQPQTQHPGWPGQRQSQESSLLHQHRGLPQLCRDYRRDVLLQSGHGIDPALADSIAIHGIPHSLEDMQHVEDQVNIIQDQTVIKKGPVSLSKSNSISAIPMSKDGLFGGVINPNEVFCSVPGRLSLLSSTSKYKVTVSEVQRRLSPPECLNASLLGGVLRRAKSKNGGRSLREKLDKIGLNLPAGRRKAANVTLLTSLVEGEAVHLARDFGYVCETEFPAKAVAEYMNRQHSDPNEQVQRKNMLLATKQICKEFTDLLSQDRTPLGNSRQQPILEPGIQSCLSHFSLISHGFGTPAMCAAMTALQNYLNEAMKAMDKMYLNNNNHNDSGTKSGEKDEKHRK; from the exons ATGTCAATAATGGGGAAAATGGGAGATTGGCAG GATCGTCATGACGGTAGTAATGGGACTACCAGGATATCTCAGCTTGGATCCGTGGGTCAGTCTCCGTACGCCAGCGCGCCCCCACTCTCGCATACTCCCAACTCTGACTTCCAACCTCCATATTTTCCGCCACCTTACCAGCCCATCTATGCCCAGTCACAGGACCCTTACTCGCACGACCCCTATTCCCTAAACTCTCTACATGcacagccacaaacacagcacCCAGGATGGCCAGGCCAAAGGCAGAGTCAGGAGAGCAGTCTTCTGCACCAGCATCGGGGCTTGCCCCAGCTGTGCAGGGACTACCGGAGAGACGTCCTTTTGCAGTCCGGACACGGCATAGATCCTGCGCTAGCAGATTCTATCGCTATCCATGGAATACCTCATTCCTTGGAAGACATGCAG CACGTTGAAGATCAAGTCAACATCATCCAAGACCAAACTGTAATTAAGAAAG gtCCTGTATCTTTATCGAAGAGCAACAGCATCTCCGCAATCCCTATGAGTAAGGATGGTCTCTTTGGCGGAGTGATAAACCCAAATgaagtgttctgttctgttccggGCCGCTTGTCTCTACTTAGCTCAACATCAAAGTACAAGGTCACCGTCTCAGAGGTTCAGAGACGCCTCTCACCCCCAGAGTGCCTCAATGCCTCTCTGTTGGGGGGAGTTTTGAGGAG gGCAAAATCTAAGAATGGAGGGCGGTCCTTAAGAGAAAAACTGGACAAAATTGGATTAAATCTCCCAGCTGGAAGACGCAAGGCTGCAAATGTCACGTTGTTAACGTCACTTGTAGAGG GTGAAGCTGTTCATCTTGCCCGAGATTTTGGTTacgtgtgtgagacagagttcCCAGCCAAGGCAGTAGCGGAATACATGAACCGGCAGCATTCCGACCCAAATGAACAAGTCCAgagaaaaaacatgttgttgGCAACAAA ACAAATCTGCAAAGAATTCACAGACCTGCTTTCTCAGGACCGTACGCCCTTGGGGAATTCTCGGCAACAGCCCATTCTAGAACCAGGGATTCAAAGTTGTTTGAGCCACTTTAGTCTAATTTCTCACGGATTCGGGACCCCAGCCATGTGCGCAGCCATGACGGCCTTGCAGAACTATCTGAATGAGGCTATGAAAGCTATGGACAAAATGTACCTCAATAATAACAATCACAACGACAGCGGCACGAAGAGTGGCGAGAAAGACGAGAAGCACAGAAAGtga
- the LOC133137020 gene encoding transcription factor AP-2-alpha-like isoform X5: MTDRHDGSNGTTRISQLGSVGQSPYASAPPLSHTPNSDFQPPYFPPPYQPIYAQSQDPYSHDPYSLNSLHAQPQTQHPGWPGQRQSQESSLLHQHRGLPQLCRDYRRDVLLQSGHGIDPALADSIAIHGIPHSLEDMQHVEDQVNIIQDQTVIKKGPVSLSKSNSISAIPMSKDGLFGGVINPNEVFCSVPGRLSLLSSTSKYKVTVSEVQRRLSPPECLNASLLGGVLRRAKSKNGGRSLREKLDKIGLNLPAGRRKAANVTLLTSLVEGEAVHLARDFGYVCETEFPAKAVAEYMNRQHSDPNEQVQRKNMLLATKQICKEFTDLLSQDRTPLGNSRQQPILEPGIQSCLSHFSLISHGFGTPAMCAAMTALQNYLNEAMKAMDKMYLNNNNHNDSGTKSGEKDEKHRK; this comes from the exons ATGACA GATCGTCATGACGGTAGTAATGGGACTACCAGGATATCTCAGCTTGGATCCGTGGGTCAGTCTCCGTACGCCAGCGCGCCCCCACTCTCGCATACTCCCAACTCTGACTTCCAACCTCCATATTTTCCGCCACCTTACCAGCCCATCTATGCCCAGTCACAGGACCCTTACTCGCACGACCCCTATTCCCTAAACTCTCTACATGcacagccacaaacacagcacCCAGGATGGCCAGGCCAAAGGCAGAGTCAGGAGAGCAGTCTTCTGCACCAGCATCGGGGCTTGCCCCAGCTGTGCAGGGACTACCGGAGAGACGTCCTTTTGCAGTCCGGACACGGCATAGATCCTGCGCTAGCAGATTCTATCGCTATCCATGGAATACCTCATTCCTTGGAAGACATGCAG CACGTTGAAGATCAAGTCAACATCATCCAAGACCAAACTGTAATTAAGAAAG gtCCTGTATCTTTATCGAAGAGCAACAGCATCTCCGCAATCCCTATGAGTAAGGATGGTCTCTTTGGCGGAGTGATAAACCCAAATgaagtgttctgttctgttccggGCCGCTTGTCTCTACTTAGCTCAACATCAAAGTACAAGGTCACCGTCTCAGAGGTTCAGAGACGCCTCTCACCCCCAGAGTGCCTCAATGCCTCTCTGTTGGGGGGAGTTTTGAGGAG gGCAAAATCTAAGAATGGAGGGCGGTCCTTAAGAGAAAAACTGGACAAAATTGGATTAAATCTCCCAGCTGGAAGACGCAAGGCTGCAAATGTCACGTTGTTAACGTCACTTGTAGAGG GTGAAGCTGTTCATCTTGCCCGAGATTTTGGTTacgtgtgtgagacagagttcCCAGCCAAGGCAGTAGCGGAATACATGAACCGGCAGCATTCCGACCCAAATGAACAAGTCCAgagaaaaaacatgttgttgGCAACAAA ACAAATCTGCAAAGAATTCACAGACCTGCTTTCTCAGGACCGTACGCCCTTGGGGAATTCTCGGCAACAGCCCATTCTAGAACCAGGGATTCAAAGTTGTTTGAGCCACTTTAGTCTAATTTCTCACGGATTCGGGACCCCAGCCATGTGCGCAGCCATGACGGCCTTGCAGAACTATCTGAATGAGGCTATGAAAGCTATGGACAAAATGTACCTCAATAATAACAATCACAACGACAGCGGCACGAAGAGTGGCGAGAAAGACGAGAAGCACAGAAAGtga
- the LOC133137020 gene encoding transcription factor AP-2-alpha-like isoform X1 produces the protein MDHTVRETRRSTELKTSDELKNKSTLRASSRSPGSHTLPVEMSLAFTGFTDEPEDRHDGSNGTTRISQLGSVGQSPYASAPPLSHTPNSDFQPPYFPPPYQPIYAQSQDPYSHDPYSLNSLHAQPQTQHPGWPGQRQSQESSLLHQHRGLPQLCRDYRRDVLLQSGHGIDPALADSIAIHGIPHSLEDMQHVEDQVNIIQDQTVIKKGPVSLSKSNSISAIPMSKDGLFGGVINPNEVFCSVPGRLSLLSSTSKYKVTVSEVQRRLSPPECLNASLLGGVLRRAKSKNGGRSLREKLDKIGLNLPAGRRKAANVTLLTSLVEGEAVHLARDFGYVCETEFPAKAVAEYMNRQHSDPNEQVQRKNMLLATKQICKEFTDLLSQDRTPLGNSRQQPILEPGIQSCLSHFSLISHGFGTPAMCAAMTALQNYLNEAMKAMDKMYLNNNNHNDSGTKSGEKDEKHRK, from the exons ATGGATCATACTGTCAGAGAAACTCGAAGAAGCACAGAACTGAAAACATCAGATGAGCTAAAAAACAAGTCGACACTACGGGCAAGCAGCCGATCTCCGGGCAGTCATACTTTGCCAGTCGAGATGTCATTGGCCTTCACTGGATTTACAGACGAACCAGAG GATCGTCATGACGGTAGTAATGGGACTACCAGGATATCTCAGCTTGGATCCGTGGGTCAGTCTCCGTACGCCAGCGCGCCCCCACTCTCGCATACTCCCAACTCTGACTTCCAACCTCCATATTTTCCGCCACCTTACCAGCCCATCTATGCCCAGTCACAGGACCCTTACTCGCACGACCCCTATTCCCTAAACTCTCTACATGcacagccacaaacacagcacCCAGGATGGCCAGGCCAAAGGCAGAGTCAGGAGAGCAGTCTTCTGCACCAGCATCGGGGCTTGCCCCAGCTGTGCAGGGACTACCGGAGAGACGTCCTTTTGCAGTCCGGACACGGCATAGATCCTGCGCTAGCAGATTCTATCGCTATCCATGGAATACCTCATTCCTTGGAAGACATGCAG CACGTTGAAGATCAAGTCAACATCATCCAAGACCAAACTGTAATTAAGAAAG gtCCTGTATCTTTATCGAAGAGCAACAGCATCTCCGCAATCCCTATGAGTAAGGATGGTCTCTTTGGCGGAGTGATAAACCCAAATgaagtgttctgttctgttccggGCCGCTTGTCTCTACTTAGCTCAACATCAAAGTACAAGGTCACCGTCTCAGAGGTTCAGAGACGCCTCTCACCCCCAGAGTGCCTCAATGCCTCTCTGTTGGGGGGAGTTTTGAGGAG gGCAAAATCTAAGAATGGAGGGCGGTCCTTAAGAGAAAAACTGGACAAAATTGGATTAAATCTCCCAGCTGGAAGACGCAAGGCTGCAAATGTCACGTTGTTAACGTCACTTGTAGAGG GTGAAGCTGTTCATCTTGCCCGAGATTTTGGTTacgtgtgtgagacagagttcCCAGCCAAGGCAGTAGCGGAATACATGAACCGGCAGCATTCCGACCCAAATGAACAAGTCCAgagaaaaaacatgttgttgGCAACAAA ACAAATCTGCAAAGAATTCACAGACCTGCTTTCTCAGGACCGTACGCCCTTGGGGAATTCTCGGCAACAGCCCATTCTAGAACCAGGGATTCAAAGTTGTTTGAGCCACTTTAGTCTAATTTCTCACGGATTCGGGACCCCAGCCATGTGCGCAGCCATGACGGCCTTGCAGAACTATCTGAATGAGGCTATGAAAGCTATGGACAAAATGTACCTCAATAATAACAATCACAACGACAGCGGCACGAAGAGTGGCGAGAAAGACGAGAAGCACAGAAAGtga